The proteins below come from a single Iocasia fonsfrigidae genomic window:
- a CDS encoding hydantoinase B/oxoprolinase family protein, which yields MSKKNNADPVTIEIIGNLLLSVAEEMGAALIRSAYSSNIKERKDCSTAIFDAGGNMVAQAEHIPMHLGSMLTIIEEIYKKYPRNELEAGDMFIANDPYTGGGTHLPDITVAAPVFSKNKLIAWVANIAHHSDVGGKVPGSTSGDAVSIFQEGIRILPVRFCKKGEIIKEIRDMILINCRTPEERTGDLQAQVAANKVGVSRILDVYKKYGEDFKIYTKELLDYTEKRLKTAINKVPDGIYSFKDYMDNDGINYEPIPIEVEITVKQDHITFDFSKSSQQVDGPINVTMNGLLATVFYSLKALIDSDIPSNSGIYRVFDVIVPDGLIINSVSPAPVGERIDTCMRVVDVILGAMADAIPQRVIAACNSACTTATFSGIDPRTNEFFVYLETIGGGLGASSSLDGMNGVQVHLTNTSNLPIEALEIEYPLMVERYSLRKDSGGAGKYRGGLGIRRDIKTLADNITFSALADRQEIAPWGLKGGHSGKSGAYYHIYADKKVKLGSKTSDEKLNKGDVISVQTPGSGGYGDPKDRKKEKVIKDYIEDKISPENAKKYYNLELN from the coding sequence ATGAGCAAAAAAAATAATGCAGACCCAGTAACAATAGAGATTATTGGTAATTTACTTCTTTCAGTAGCAGAAGAAATGGGAGCGGCTCTTATCAGGAGTGCCTACTCAAGTAACATTAAAGAGAGGAAGGACTGCTCTACAGCGATTTTTGATGCAGGGGGAAATATGGTTGCTCAAGCTGAACATATACCTATGCATTTAGGTTCAATGCTTACAATAATCGAAGAAATATATAAAAAATACCCCAGGAATGAACTGGAAGCTGGAGATATGTTTATAGCAAATGACCCTTATACTGGTGGAGGAACTCATCTGCCAGATATTACTGTAGCTGCTCCAGTATTTTCAAAAAATAAGTTAATTGCTTGGGTTGCTAATATTGCTCATCATTCAGATGTAGGCGGGAAAGTGCCTGGCAGTACTTCAGGAGACGCAGTAAGTATCTTTCAGGAGGGTATTAGGATATTACCAGTTAGGTTTTGTAAAAAAGGTGAGATAATTAAAGAAATACGAGATATGATTCTAATTAATTGTCGTACACCAGAAGAAAGAACAGGTGATTTGCAGGCACAGGTTGCTGCAAATAAAGTAGGTGTTAGTAGAATTTTAGATGTATATAAAAAATATGGAGAAGATTTTAAGATATATACAAAGGAATTATTAGATTATACTGAAAAACGATTAAAAACGGCTATTAATAAAGTGCCAGATGGGATATATAGTTTTAAAGACTACATGGATAATGATGGTATAAATTACGAACCGATTCCTATAGAGGTGGAGATTACTGTAAAACAAGATCATATTACTTTTGATTTCTCTAAATCCAGCCAACAGGTAGATGGTCCTATAAATGTAACGATGAATGGTCTTTTAGCAACAGTGTTTTACTCATTAAAAGCCCTCATAGATTCTGATATACCATCTAATTCGGGTATTTATAGAGTGTTTGATGTTATTGTTCCAGATGGATTAATAATAAATTCAGTATCTCCAGCACCTGTGGGGGAACGGATAGATACCTGTATGAGGGTGGTAGATGTTATTTTGGGTGCTATGGCAGATGCTATTCCTCAAAGGGTTATAGCTGCATGTAATAGTGCTTGTACAACTGCAACTTTTTCCGGTATAGACCCTAGGACAAATGAATTTTTTGTTTACCTAGAGACCATAGGAGGTGGACTAGGGGCAAGTAGTAGTTTAGATGGTATGAATGGGGTTCAGGTTCATCTGACAAATACTTCTAATTTGCCCATAGAGGCATTAGAAATAGAATATCCTTTAATGGTTGAAAGGTATTCTCTAAGAAAAGATTCTGGTGGTGCAGGTAAATATCGAGGAGGTTTAGGTATTAGAAGAGACATAAAAACATTGGCAGATAATATAACTTTTTCTGCCCTAGCAGATAGACAGGAAATTGCCCCCTGGGGATTAAAGGGAGGCCATTCTGGTAAAAGTGGTGCATATTATCATATTTATGCAGATAAGAAAGTGAAATTAGGTTCTAAAACTTCGGATGAAAAACTTAACAAAGGTGATGTTATTAGTGTTCAAACCCCTGGCTCTGGAGGATATGGGGATCCTAAAGATAGAAAGAAAGAAAAAGTAATCAAGGATTATATTGAAGATAAAATCTCACCAGAAAACGCAAAAAAGTATTATAATTTGGAATTAAACTAA